The Benincasa hispida cultivar B227 chromosome 9, ASM972705v1, whole genome shotgun sequence genome has a segment encoding these proteins:
- the LOC120086498 gene encoding chaperone protein dnaJ 11, chloroplastic, which translates to MSATYLFASPMASSVQVATGSRRPSASFYDILRVNRNASSLEIKTAYRTLAKIYHPDSVRRSTECDSSFDDGCSFLEIHNAYETLSDPATRAHYDLALAAITRRPFLRSSRSRPHRRWETDQCW; encoded by the coding sequence ATGTCCGCTACCTATCTCTTCGCTTCTCCCATGGCCTCCTCCGTCCAGGTCGCCACCGGATCCCGCCGCCCCTCCGCCAGTTTCTACGACATCCTCCGTGTCAACCGCAACGCCTCCTCCCTCGAGATCAAGACTGCCTACCGGACTCTTGCCAAGATTTACCATCCCGATTCTGTTAGAAGATCAACGGAATGCGATTCTTCTTTTGACGATGGATGCAGTTTCCTCGAGATTCACAATGCGTATGAGACGCTCTCTGATCCTGCAACTAGGGCTCATTACGATCTCGCTTTGGCTGCTATTACTAGACGCCCGTTTCTCCGATCGTCGCGGTCTAGGCCGCATCGGCGGTGGGAAACGGATCAGTGCTGGTAG